Genomic DNA from Peribacillus simplex:
TTGGAATCAGTTCTTCATCCGTGAAGGCATGATTCGCCAATCCGCATTGCACAGCTTGGGTACCAGATATCGGTTCACTTGTAAACAGCATTTCAGCAGCCTTTGCCATGCCTACATAACGAGGAAGTCGTTGGGTCCCGGCAAATCCAGGGATTAAGCCCAACTGCAGCTCAGGCAAACCAAGTTTAGCCCTTTCGGTGACCAATCGGATATGACAGGCCATAGCCAGCTCCAATCCTCCGCCAAGCGCTGCCCCATGGATGGCTGCAATGACCGGTTTTGGAAAAGATTCGATTTTCTCAAATACCGATTGGCCATTCTTGGTCAGCTTCTCGAAGGCTTTCCCGTTCTCCACTTCAGTAAACTCTTTAATGTCTGCTCCAGCAGAGAAGAACCTTCCTTCACCATGAACAAGGACAACCCGTACGGCATCGTCTTTCTCAATTTGATCGAAGGCCTGTGAAAGCTCTCCGATGATAGCCGAAGAAAGCGCATTTGCAGGTGCATGATCAATCGTTATAAAAGCCACATGATTTTCGA
This window encodes:
- a CDS encoding enoyl-CoA hydratase; this encodes MEYLKLSVENHVAFITIDHAPANALSSAIIGELSQAFDQIEKDDAVRVVLVHGEGRFFSAGADIKEFTEVENGKAFEKLTKNGQSVFEKIESFPKPVIAAIHGAALGGGLELAMACHIRLVTERAKLGLPELQLGLIPGFAGTQRLPRYVGMAKAAEMLFTSEPISGTQAVQCGLANHAFTDEELIPKAKELANKIAKKSPLALKSAIELLNYSKHDSYHKGVEREAALFGRAFDTADAQEGISAFIEKREAVFKGK